A window of the Salvelinus alpinus chromosome 3, SLU_Salpinus.1, whole genome shotgun sequence genome harbors these coding sequences:
- the LOC139569997 gene encoding leucine-rich repeat, immunoglobulin-like domain and transmembrane domain-containing protein 2: MAATLYSVLALALLFCRVTLGSTSCLPGCSCTNDNLGRSLLCMETAMGRIPDNVPNDFSKIRIENSHLTELPRGSFSKVTALVSLWLNFNDITLMNIKSLEGLTNLTELRLQGNKLRSVPWTAFQDTPNLKILDLKHNRLDVLPESALRQLPGLTYLDLSFNQLTVISRDVFLNWPLLNTQERKGGKEASSGEANVVLALHDNPWLCDCRLKGFVEFIKSVSPPLILMNSYLMCTGPSSRAGKFFHEVGLKTCMKPEASASETNMTVSLGDNVTLQCLVKARPDPAIHWSYSLKIIRGFTVSETRVDDETIRSQLVIPSLHLADRGIYTCFANNFIGNSSVSVLVNIKSFNASSSGGAAMSLPPYPLASADENVYIDIRISKQTVYGITLEWYAATDNPAETWFTIHLGKYHSDKKELTYIGPGINTYSVNDLLPVTKYEVCVTLKNQMPRAGQCIVFVTGSDISQLEQREKLIHIIVIVCAMVLAVPVGMYACTTDTRCKFSCLDRCTEQCKRRRRQEKTLRTNGERQGTFDSLQAASDEGLCGDSEEVMKKRSKSSDEKNNHRGKAQDLPETTTGAKLY; the protein is encoded by the exons ATGGCCGCCACCTTGTATTCAGTTTTAGCTTTAGCTTTGCTATTCTGTCGAGTTACTCTTGGATCGACATCTTGTTTACCCGGCTGCTCTTGCACAAATGACAACTTGGGAAG ATCCCTACTTTGCATGGAAACAGCTATGGGACGAATCCCAGACAATGTTCCAAATGATTTCAGTAAAATTCGAATAGAGAATTCTCATCTGACCGAATTACCCCGCGGCTCCTTCTCTAAAGTTACTGCCTTGGTGTCTCTATGGTTGAATTTCAACGACATCACCCTAATGAACATCAAGAGTCTGGAGGGGCTGACGAATCTAACAGAACTACGGCTACAGGGTAACAAGCTGCGTTCAGTCCCATGGACAGCGTTCCAGGATACGCCGAACCTGAAGATTTTGGACCTGAAACATAACCGACTAGACGTGCTTCCGGAATCTGCCCTGAGACAACTTCCAGGCCTGACCTATTTAGACTTATCCTTCAATCAGCTTACTGTCATATCCAGGGATGTCTTCCTCAACTGGCCTCTCCTCAACACTCAGGAGAGAAAAGGAGGTAAAGAGGCCAGCAGTGGAGAAGCCAACGTTGTTTTAGCGCTGCATGACAACCCTTGGCTGTGTGACTGCCGCCTCAAAGGTTTCGTTgagtttatcaaaagtgttagTCCACCTCTAATTCTGATGAACTCGTACCTGATGTGCACAGGCCCGAGTTCCAGGGCGGGAAAGTTCTTCCACGAAGTCGGTTTGAAAACATGTATGAAGCCCGAGGCCTCAGCCTCAGAAACCAACATGACGGTGTCGCTGGGGGACAATGTAACCCTCCAGTGCTTAGTCAAAGCCAGGCCTGACCCCGCCATCCACTGGTCGTACAGCCTGAAGATTATACGGGGATTTACTG TCTCAGAGACCCGTGTGGACGATGAGACCATCAGATCTCAGCTGGTCATCCCATCCCTGCACCTGGCGGACAGAGGCATCTACACCTGCTTCGCCAACAACTTCATAGGCAACTCCTCCGTCAGTGTCCTGGTCAACATCAAGTCTTTCAACGCCTCCTCCTCCGGCGGTGCCGCCATGTCTCTACCCCCGTACCCCCTGGCCTCAGCCGACGAGAACGTCTACATCGACATCCGCATCTCCAAGCAGACGGTCTACGGCATCACTCTGGAGTGGTACGCTGCGACAGACAACCCGGCAGAGACCTGGTTCACCATCCACTTGGGGAAATACCACTCTGACAAAAAGGAGTTGACATATATCGGGCCGGGCATCAACACCTATTCGGTCAACGACCTCCTACCGGTTACTAAATACGAGGTGTGTGTAACGCTGAAGAACCAGATGCCCCGCGCCGGCCAGTGCATCGTGTTTGtaacaggaagtgacatcagTCAGCTGGAACAACGGGAGAAGCTCATCCATATTATCGTGATTGTGTGCGCCATGGTGCTGGCGGTGCCCGTGGGGATGTACGCCTGCACCACCGACACTAGATGTAAGTTCAGCTGCCTGGACCGCTGTACAGAGCAGTGTAAGAGGAGGAGAAGGCAGGAGAAGACCCTGAGGACCaatggggagagacaggggaccTTCGACAGCCTCCAGGCCGCCAGCGATGAAGGACTCTGTGGAGACTCTGAAGAGGTGATGAAGAAGAGGAGTAAGTCCTCCGACGAAAAAAACAACCACAGGGGAAAAGCACAAGATCTACCAGAGACAACCACTGGAGCAAAGCTATATTAG
- the LOC139569996 gene encoding leucine-rich repeat, immunoglobulin-like domain and transmembrane domain-containing protein 1: MFQGFSLCFCLALLCLGRCVCSTCPFQCSCFFHTLSDGSKARSVLCNDPEITLVPPNFPADTSKLRIEKTAITRISSETFHYLNSLEFLWMSFNSLNSLNVDSFRGLRSLDELRLEGNALTSFPWESLTDMPDLRLLDLHNNKISSIPAEATIYIKNLTYLDLSSNSLATVPPEVLLTWLSVKPSQGDGESSKYILGLHDNPWLCDCRLYDVVQFQKSPSSSVILIDTRLRCADPESLSGVLFSETELQKCQEPRVHTAVARVRSSLGNNVLLRCGTIGVPVPELSWTREDGKQMNGTVQEEVSKEGIIWSILSVRAVSYRDSGKYICKATNFVGTADAIISLVITDSFKNEEQGGSSKTRKQRVRKTGGFGKAAYQDKLVAKYIPPPTTPIIEPLGPGGFTGKYDIESYDISNSVADGQMPGPPITETAMQEVEKVEVLSNLAANASSLQAPAPPEKRVVRSVKIIGDTDHTVSLNWRAPAAKNTTEFSVLYAVFGERDMRRINVAAGKNRITIEGLVPRTKYIACVCVKGLIPKKEQCVIFSTDEAASASGTQKLINVVVITVACVIAVPLTLIVCCGALKKRCKKLLGRKSKDIQESYVTFETFSPGQKPRGMEGEYLVKQQPDESNRLLSARSSVDSEAICRTEGPPNEYFC; encoded by the exons ATGTTTCAAGGTTTTAGTCTGTGTTTCTGCTTGGCATTACTTTGCCTCGGACGGTGTGTATGCAGCACGTGTCCGTTTCAATGTAGCTGTTTCTTTCACACTCTATCGGACGGATCCAAAGCAAG GAGTGTCCTTTGCAATGACCCAGAGATCACTCTGGTCCCACCCAACTTTCCTGCAGACACCTCAAAACTGCGGATCGAGAAGACTGCCATCACAAGGATCTCCAGCGAAACCTTTCACTACCTCAACAGTCTGGAATTTCTCTGGATGTCTTTCAATTCTCTGAACTCTTTGAATGTAGACAGCTTCCGTGGCCTGAGAAGTCTGGATGAGCTGAGACTGGAAGGGAACGCTCTCACCTCGTTCCCCTGGGAATCTCTCACTGATATGCCCGACCTGAGGCTACTGGACCTGCATAATAATAAGATATCGTCGATCCCGGCCGAGGCAACCATTTATATCAAGAACCTGACCTACCTGGACTTATCTAGCAACAGCCTAGCCACGGTTCCTCCTGAGGTTCTCCTTACGTGGTTATCTGTGAAACCATCTCAAGGAGATGGGGAAAGTTCCAAATATATTCTAG GTCTCCACGACAACCCGTGGCTGTGCGACTGCCGGCTCTATGACGTGGTCCAGTTCCAGAAATCTCCATCGTCATCCGTGATTCTGATCGACACCAGGCTGCGCTGCGCGGACCCTGAGAGCCTGTCGGGGGTGCTGTTCAGCGAGACGGAGCTCCAGAAGTGCCAGGAGCCCCGTGTCCACACGGCTGTGGCCCGGGTCAGGAGCTCCCTGGGGAACAACGTCCTGCTGCGCTGTGGGACCATCGGAGTCCCAGTACCAGAGCTGTCCTGGACCCGGGAAGACGGTAAACAGATGAACGGCACTG TTCAGGAAGAAGTTTCAAAGGAGGGAATCATTTGGTCCATCCTGAGTGTGCGTGCTGTCTCTTACAGGGACTCTgggaaatacatctgcaaagcgACCAACTTCGTGGGTACTGCAGATGCCATCATCTCCCTAGTTATCACAGACTCCTTTAAAAATGAGGAACAAGGTGGCAGCTCCAAGACTAGAAAACAAAGGGTACGGAAAACCGGTGGGTTTGGGAAAGCTGCCTACCAGGATAAACTTGTTGCAAAATACATACCTCCACCAACCACACCCATCATTGAACCACTAGGACCGGGCGGTTTTACAGGAAAGTATGATATCGAGAGCTACGACATCTCAAACAGCGTGGCTGACGGACAGATGCCCGGTCCTCCCATCACGGAGACGGCGATGCAGGAAGTGGAGAAGGTGGAGGTCCTTAGCAACCTGGCAGCCAACGCCTCTTCTTTACAGGCGCCGGCACCGCCGGAGAAACGGGTGGTGCGTTCGGTGAAGATAATCGGCGACACCGACCACACCGTCTCCCTGAACTGGCGGGCCCCGGCGGCCAAGAACACCACCGAGTTCAGCGTCCTGTACGCCGTGTTCGGCGAGAGGGACATGCGGAGGATCAACGTTGCTGCGGGAAAGAACCGGATCACTATTGAGGGCCTTGTGCCAAGGACAAAGTACATCGCCTGCGTCTGCGTCAAAGGCCTGATCCCTAAAAAAGAGCAGTGTGTAATCTTTTCAACGGACGAGGCGGCCAGCGCAAGCGGCACCCAGAAGCTCATTAATGTGGTGGTGATCACCGTGGCCTGCGTGATCGCTGTCCCCCTGACACTGATCGTCTGCTGCGGGGCGCTCAAGAAGCGCTGTAAAAAGCTACTGGGGAGGAAATCCAAAGATATCCAAGAATCATATGTGACATTTGAGACCTTCTCCCCGGGACAGAAGcctagggggatggagggggagtaCCTTGTCAAGCAACAGCCAGACGAGTCCAACAGACTGCTCTCTGCTAGGTCCAGTGTGGACTCCGAGGCCATTTGTAGGACTGAGGGACCGCCTAACGAGTACTTTTGTTGA